TGCTTTTCCTGGCATTCGGCTTCGCCGCCAGTGCCTTCGCGCAGGAAGACATCTCCCGCGCCATGTCCAAATACGCCAACAACCAGTTCAGCGACGACGACCAGTACACGGTGACGGAGCCCTATGAGACGGTGTCCGTGGACCAGACCCGCTCCAGGCGGATCAAGAACATCATCGTGATGATCGGCGACGGCATGGGCCTGGAGCAGGTCAGCTGCGGCTGGGTGCTCAACGGCGGCCACCTCAACCTGGACAATTTCATCTATACGGGCCTCTCCCGCACCTACGCCACGGACCGTCTGATCACAGACTCCTGCGCCGGCGGTTCCGCCCTCGCCACGGGCGTCAAGACGAAGTACTACTATATGGGCGTGGACCCGGACGGCAATCCGGTCCCTTCCATCCTGCACCGCGCCCAGGAGAAAGGCATGAAGACCGGCGTGGCCGTGACCTGCCGCATCAATGACGCGACGCCGCTCGACTTCGTGGGGCACTCCCTCGACCGCGACGACGAAGAAGTCAACGCCGCCCAGTACGTCGCCAGCGACGTGGACTTCCTGACCGGCGGCGGCATCCGCTTCTGGCAGAACCGCACCGACGGCCGCGACCTCGTCCAGGAAATGGTGGCCAAAGGCTACACCTTCGTGGACAACCGCGAGGACCTGAACAAGGTGCACGAAGGCCGCGTGCTCGGCCTCTTCGCCCCGCTCGAGATGGAGCCCGCGCTCGACCGCGGCCCGGTGCTCGAGGACTGCGCGATGAAAGCCATCGAACTGCTTGACAACAAGAAAGGATTCTTCCTGATGATCGAAGGTTCCAGCATCGACGACTGGTGCCACAAGAAGAAAGTCGGCTACATGGCCGAAGAGCTGTTCGACTTCGACCGGACCATCGGCAAGGTGCTCGAATGGGCCGAGAAGGACGGACACACCCTGGTCGTCGTGACCGCGGACCATGCCACCGGCGGACTCACCCTGCTG
The sequence above is a segment of the Bacteroidales bacterium WCE2004 genome. Coding sequences within it:
- a CDS encoding alkaline phosphatase; this translates as MKKFILLFLAFGFAASAFAQEDISRAMSKYANNQFSDDDQYTVTEPYETVSVDQTRSRRIKNIIVMIGDGMGLEQVSCGWVLNGGHLNLDNFIYTGLSRTYATDRLITDSCAGGSALATGVKTKYYYMGVDPDGNPVPSILHRAQEKGMKTGVAVTCRINDATPLDFVGHSLDRDDEEVNAAQYVASDVDFLTGGGIRFWQNRTDGRDLVQEMVAKGYTFVDNREDLNKVHEGRVLGLFAPLEMEPALDRGPVLEDCAMKAIELLDNKKGFFLMIEGSSIDDWCHKKKVGYMAEELFDFDRTIGKVLEWAEKDGHTLVVVTADHATGGLTLLDGNLEGRNVKVNFSTKGHNGILVPVYAYGPHAEEFVGIHENAEIGQILRKLLK